CCGAGGCGTACAGCGACAGGACGGCCTGGATCGAGACGTAGAACGCAGGGGCGTTGAAGGTCTCAAACATGATCTGGGTCATCTTCTCACGGTTGGCCTTAGGGTTGAGCGGGGCCTCGGTGAGCAGGACGGGGTGCTCCTCAGGGGCAACACGCAGCTCGTTGTAGAAGGTGTGGTGCCAGATCTTCTCCATGTCATCCCAGTTGGTCACGATACCGTGCTCAATGGGGTACTTGAGCGTGAGGATACCACGCTTCGACTGGGCCTCGTCACCGACGTACGAGTCCTTCTGGCCCATACCGACCATCACACCAGTGTGGCGGGGACGACCGACAATCGACCTGAACGGTTAGCCTGGCTTCGCATCATGATACGTACGGGAACACGGCACGGGGCGCATCGTCACCGGCGAAACCGGCCTTGCACATACCCGAACCATTGTCGATAACAAGCTATCGGTAGTGTTAGTTTCACGCTCTTTCTCATCCTGCTCAGTACGTACAGCAGCAACCTCGTCTTCCATCGTGTTTGAATGACTACGCAGCGGTGGATGGAACAGACCAGCGGGCGTGGCACAACACCGACTAGCCACGGGGGCGCGACAGAAAAGGCCAATCAGAACGCACCAGCCATTCTcccgcgtgccgcggcacggTCTGAGCGGCCTGTTGGCCCGCGGACCGCCCACAGCCACGCGGCATCGGGGCTCCATTGTGCAGTCGGCCGAGGGCTGCTGTGCTGGCACGTCGGCAGCTAAGCCCGATCGCTCACATGACATGCGAATCGGGGCAAATTTTGGATCGGGCAGCGATTCGGCAACTAGTGGTACAAAGGAAGGGAAGCTATGGGGAGCGGAGGCCGAGCCTTACTTGGCcttcttcttctccttGGAGTCCGTCTTGGCGGCCTTCTTGGCGGCCTTCTTGGCGGCCTTTGCGACGTCGTCCGACTTGTCCTTGCTCTTGCTCTTGCTCTTCTTTTCCTTCTTTTCCTTCTTGTCCTTCTTCGACTTGGACTTGTCCTTGGACTTTTTCGGCTCGGCAGGCTCGTCATCCTCGtcatcctcgtcctcgtcctcgttgTCCTCAGCATCGACGTCCATCAggtcgccggcggcctcCTCAATGGCGAGGATAGCCTTGCGCATCGCGTCGCTGTTCTTGCTCGTAGGCTTGCCCGTCTCGTAGAactgcaggcgctcctcgacctggaGGTGGAGCACCTCACCGAACTtggtcgacggcgcgtccgAGAAGCAGTCGATACGGCTCGCGATACTGATCTTGTTCGCCAGGAAACGCGACATGCGGCCCTTGTTCTtgggcgcagcacgcgaGATGGCCGAGGCGTGGTAAATCAGACCGTACTTGGGCGTGTTGCCCTTGGTCTTGAGCGCACGGAACAGCGCCTTCTCTGCACCGAGGATCTGCACGGTGGAAGCAGGGTACTTGGCGAGGTTCGTCAGCGAACCCGCATGCGAGATGAGGCGCGCACCGATGatctcgccgacgagcgcagaCAGGttcggcgcgacgaggtgcatCTTCTCGACGAGGTAGCTGTGCATGTTCTTGCGgtactcggcgagctgcacgacgcggtcgGCAAAGTTTTCAATGTTGGTCATgtccagctcgccgatcTCGGTGCCCATCGAGGCGCGGCTGGCATCGAGCAcgttgcgcgcggcgatctcgtcgccgccaaGGATCTCGGTGAGCTCCTCCAGCTGGTCCTCCGACAGGtgctccttggccttgaTGAAGCGGGCGCAGCGGGCGTAGACAATGTTGTCCGTCACGATGCGCACCAGCTCCGGAAAGTGCCAGCCGTACCATTCACGCACGCGCATGGCAAAGGTGTTGACGTCCTTGTCGAGTgtgtcgagcagcgcaatgGCCTGGATGATCATATTGTCGCTGCGGTTCACGTTGAACTTGACTTTGGAGCGCGAGAAGGAGTGGCCGagaccgagctgcgcgcggccgaggtcACCCTCGGTCATGCCCTTGAGCAGCTTCTCAGCGTGGAGACGGACGCCACGCACCAGCTCCTGCGTCGTCTCGCCCGTGTCGCAAGGaatgccgagctcgccgacgatgcTCGTCGCGAGGTTGCGGTCGCACAcaccgagctcgatgcCCTTGACCTTTTTGCCCTCCGGGGCAAGGTTGAGAGTGAGAAGAGAGCGCAGGTGGTCGTTCACCACGCCCTCCGAGATATCGAGCGCACCCTGCAGCGCTTCGGGCGCACTCTTGAACGGCGAAAAGCTCAGCAGCTTGACCATCTT
The Malassezia japonica chromosome 2, complete sequence genome window above contains:
- the nop56 gene encoding Nucleolar protein 56 (COG:A; COG:J; EggNog:ENOG503NWPQ), translating into MPTHVLFECAAGLAVFKVEQVESIGSLTKQVQDAMDDLPTFGKMVKLLSFSPFKSAPEALQGALDISEGVVNDHLRSLLTLNLAPEGKKVKGIELGVCDRNLATSIVGELGIPCDTGETTQELVRGVRLHAEKLLKGMTEGDLGRAQLGLGHSFSRSKVKFNVNRSDNMIIQAIALLDTLDKDVNTFAMRVREWYGWHFPELVRIVTDNIVYARCARFIKAKEHLSEDQLEELTEILGGDEIAARNVLDASRASMGTEIGELDMTNIENFADRVVQLAEYRKNMHSYLVEKMHLVAPNLSALVGEIIGARLISHAGSLTNLAKYPASTVQILGAEKALFRALKTKGNTPKYGLIYHASAISRAAPKNKGRMSRFLANKISIASRIDCFSDAPSTKFGEVLHLQVEERLQFYETGKPTSKNSDAMRKAILAIEEAAGDLMDVDAEDNEDEDEDDEDDEPAEPKKSKDKSKSKKDKKEKKEKKSKSKSKDKSDDVAKAAKKAAKKAAKTDSKEKKKAK